A region of the Streptomyces durocortorensis genome:
CTGGTCCGCCCCCTGCACAGCAAGGGCGGCCGTAACAACGCCGGTCGTGTGACCGTTCGCCACCAGGGTGGTGGCCACAAGCGCGCCTACCGAGTGATCGACTTCCGTCGTCACGACAAGGACGGCGTGCCGGCCAAGGTCGCGCACATCGAGTACGACCCGAACCGCACCGCGCGTATCGCGCTGCTGCACTACGCGGACGGCGAGAAGCGTTACATCGTCGCTCCCCGTGGCCTGTCGCAGGGTGACCGTGTCGAGAACGGTCCGACCGCCGACATCAAGCCCGGCAACAACCTGGCGCTGCGCAACATCCCGGTCGGTACGACCATCCACGCCATCGAGCTGCGGCCCGGCGGCGGCGCGAAGTTCGCCCGTTCCGCGGGTGCCTCCGTGCAGCTGCTGGCGAAGGAGGGCACCATGGCCCACCTTCGTATGCCGTCGGGTGAGATCCGCCTGGTCGACGCGCGCTGCCGCGCGACGATCGGCGAGGTCGGCAACGCCGAGCAGTCGAACATCAACTGGGGCAAGGCCGGCCGCATGCGCTGGAAGGG
Encoded here:
- the rplB gene encoding 50S ribosomal protein L2 — translated: MGIRKYKPTTPGRRGSSVADFVEITRSTPEKSLVRPLHSKGGRNNAGRVTVRHQGGGHKRAYRVIDFRRHDKDGVPAKVAHIEYDPNRTARIALLHYADGEKRYIVAPRGLSQGDRVENGPTADIKPGNNLALRNIPVGTTIHAIELRPGGGAKFARSAGASVQLLAKEGTMAHLRMPSGEIRLVDARCRATIGEVGNAEQSNINWGKAGRMRWKGVRPTVRGVAMNPVDHPHGGGEGKTSGGRHPVSPWGQKEGRTRSPKKASNKYIVRRRKTNKKR